A window of Daucus carota subsp. sativus chromosome 2, DH1 v3.0, whole genome shotgun sequence genomic DNA:
caaccgtatagatataaatatctggtaaaaataaatgaatatgcaaattttaaatgatttaatgATTTGGAtctttcaatttttaacggaaATTAATCGATCAATCTCTACCGTTAATATTGTATAAGACATCATTATTAAATCAATACTCTCCGTCTTGAATTTGCATGATAACCATTCTACCACAACATTTTAACATAATCTTTCACATCTGTGCAATcaatcacaaaaagaaaatcgtTTAAATTTGATTACAGACAGTATGGGTTTCAAAGTATTTGTCACATTAGAAAATCTAGAATTAAACTAATGTATTGCCTTGAAAATTTACCCCGCGAGTACACTCGGACACAATTTGTATAAACTTCATAACTGTTACTAGGAGCAATAATTTTACAAGTATTTCAGTGATTTGATTTACAGAAAAGCTTTGGATGTCACAAAATTCACAGGTGATGTCCAAAATAATTAAGATAATTAATCTCAAATAACATTTATTAATGTCAAATAatctaaaattttgttttttttgacgaaaatgCTATATCGTGTTATGTTTAGgtctgaaaattatataaaatataacatgaTCCGACGTTTTAGGAGCAAAACGCAACACAATCTGATGTTTAGAATTTCGAAACACTAGATCGCATAGTGTTAAAGGATAATCGTCAGACGATTTAGCTTTTTGAATTGTAGAATAACATATCACGACCATCTTCTTCGATATTGGTATTTGAGACTATTTTATAGAAATTATGATAATTAACGAGCACCAGAATCTTTTAAGGGTTTGTatagtgtgtgctcatgagcacatattaagcactaaattctactccctccgtttcaatttacatgttcaattttaagaaaaaaacttGTTTCAATTTAGTTATCCATTTCAACTATCCATGTAAACTTGTATTTCCAAAATCATTTATActtcacatatctcttatttatatttcgtAGATCGACTTCATTTCACATATTATGATCATTTAATGTATCTAATTTATAACcattcacttttcttaaactgtataaatttttgattataaacatttaatttgaaatggagggagtatatcattggctcattttgattggtgtggttatTGTATACAGAGGGTGTTCAccactattaaaaaaaactaatagtaatcatttataaatttcagTATTAGAGCATCTTCGAGGGTAATCTCTATATtgattacctaaaatataataaaataatggttacctaaaatataagtaagcaaaaagttgttttactCTAATGGTATTACCTATACTTGttacctataatttaaaaattaatatttttattcaatatttaagGTAATATATGTGAGAAGAGGTAGAGTTagagtagtactccctccgtccctatttatctgtctactttggaagtaaaaatttgtccctatttatctgtccatttatactttcaaaactaatttagtGATagcttttcaaatatatctccataatttcaattttcaaggcttgacttatttaaaacttggttgaattcatgttttcaagacataaagtatgggtattccaccattttcaagatattaattagaggtatttaatgaaaaagttcatacaatcaattatttcttggtatgtgtttttttttccaaaatggacagataaaaagggacggagggagtatatgttaatATTGATGACGTGGCATTATAGGGGTTGACTTTTTCCTCCCTCAAATAAGGGGATGAGTTTTCTCTCCCCTAAAATTTTTAGAGGATAGGGAGTTGTGTTGGAAGACTGATTTTTAATCCAAACCCCTAAATCTTGTCCGTTTAAATCAAATATGAGTCATGAGAGCTTGCATTTGGATTGCTCTTAAGCATGCGCTCGCGGATACACCAGTGAAAAAGAGCTGATTTAATACTCCCTTTTACGACATGATCTGATTCTCAAATCAACAAAAAGTGAGAAATCCAAGATGATTTTACATCACAGAGAGTGGCAGGAAAGCTATTAATGGTCACCGTACTACCATGTCACCACATTCGATGCGAGATTCCACAGCTTTCATCATAGTATTAAATTTCCAAACATAAATTGACAAAGACATGAGCGGCCTCTATTGAGTTGACATTTTTTCTTTAGTTTTCCAAACACCggattagataaatttaaattaatgatttcatttttaactttaattGGTCGactaaattttaattgaaattttttatattccactaaaatatatcaaaattttattttatagttcGAATAACAAATTCTTACATTGCACCGGTTataaattagtataaaaataattatgtttataaCAAACGGTTACATCatctgaaaaaaaatatgaacataCAAAATTGGGCTATTTTTTAGCTgtactaatttaattttttggttaatttttttattttttttgacagaattttTTGGTTAATTATTTTACCTATAGATATagataaaattttatagaaaCAGAGATCATAACTAAAACAAGCCCCATGAAGAAACAAAACTCTGTTCCTGCACCTTATGGCTTATCTTATTCAAAATTGCAAACCATGAAGAAGATACCTCACGCCACCTTATTCTCCACTCTTAACGGCCTCTCAACTCTTAAAGGGACTTTTTGACTCCATACATTCTACTCTTTCTCCATACATATTACAGTACTACTTTAATATGCATGTGTTTGAGTGTATATATTAGTATGTTTCATGCCATTTAACTTCACTGCTACATTCTGCCATGGAATCCAACAGAAATCCACCACAAAACACCCCAAACGACCCCATGTCATCCCCTTTAACTACTATGGCTGGAAAACTGAAAACCAATCTACGTTTTCGATCGAAATGGTCTGAGCTCAATGGAGCCATGGGGGACTTAGGAACTTATATTCCTATTGTCTTGGCCTTGACATTAGCCAAAGACCTTAATCTTGGAACTACTCTGGTTTTCACTGGTGTGTACAATATTGTGACTGGTGCAATCTACGGTGTTCCTATGCCGGTGCAACCCATGAAATCTATTGCTGCAGTGGCCATTTCCACCCCGGATTTTGGGATCCCGGAGGTCATGGCTGCTGGAATTTGTACTGGggctattttatttttgttaggtGTGACAGGTTTGATGCAGCTTGTTTACAAGCTTATTCCTTTACCTGTTGTAAGGGGGATTCAACTTGCACAAGGCCTTTCATTTGCAATGACTGCAGTGAAGTATGTGCAAAAAGAGCAGAATTTTGCTAAGTCTAAGTCTAGTGGGGAGAGGCCTTGGATTGGATTGGATGGGATGGTCTTGGCTCTTGTTTGTGCCATTTTTATAGTAGTTTTTACTGGGGCAGGTGATGAACATGATGAGGAGAGTGATGATTTGGGTGGCGGTGTCGAAAGATTTGATAAAGGGAGAAGGTTGAGGAAGATCATAGCTTCTCTTCCTTCTgcgtttataatatttttgctaGGTGTGGTTTTGGCCTTCATAAGAGGGCCTAAAGTTGTGAAAGATATTACATTTGGTCCATCACCTTTTGGAGTTATTAAGTTGTCTAAGCAAGCATGGAAGGATGGATTTATCAAAGGAACAATTCCTCAGCTGCCCTTGTCAGTTCTAAATTCGGTTATTGCAGTCTGTAAGTTGTCATCTGATCTTTTCCCGGGAAAAGATATCTCTGCAACATCAGTTTCGGTTTCAGTGGGTGTGATGAACCTAGTAGGGTGTTGGTTTGGGGCCATGCCATGTTGCCATGGAGCAGGGGGACTAGCTGGACAGTACAAGTTTGGTGGGAGGAGTGGAGGTTGTGTAGCACTTCTTGGCGCAGCTAAGTTGGCTTTAGGCTTATTGTTAGGTAGTTCCTTGGTGAAGATTTTGAACCAATTTCCTGTTGGGGTATTGGGAGTGCTCCTATTGTTTGCTGGAATAGAGCTAGCTATGTGTTGCAAGGATATGAACTCCAAAGAAGACTCCTTTGTGATGCTTTTGTGCACGGCCGTTTCCTTGGTGGGTTCAAGTGCTGCAAAAGGATTTGTGTGTGGTCTAGTGGTGTATATACTTCTCAAGTTCAGAAAATTTGGTGGTAAAAAACGCTGTTCTAGTGTATGTTTAAACACAAATCCATAACATCTCTGTTCCCACAGACTCTAAATTAAGACTTATGTGAAATAATAAAGTTTTGTTGGAAAGTGGTCGAGAACTATATGTTTTCCGTGCTACCAAAACCAACAAAAGAAGTTAGAATCAAACTTTTGAAACTTCTTTGGTGTTCTCATTGCCCAAGTTTTTTACCCAGAAAGATCAATATGCAATGCTTTGAAGTTCGTGTATACATGCCTAAATAAAAACAAGGAAATTAGTCAGAAACACTCAAACCTAGAACTGATTTCTTCGCGTTGAAGATACTTTACATGTGGCAGAAGGAGCAAGCAAGCTTCCATATATAACTGATATAAGCTGGACCTGGAGAATATCAAACATTTTAaagttaaatatcaaataaaaggtctatatttaaaaaaaggcTGAATAGTAAGCCTGGCGTTCTTTTAGTTTAACTAAGAAGGCGTTTCATGTTACTGCAGGTCTGCAGCAATGTAAAACACAAATCCTTTAGGCAAGAACAAATGTACCAAACAAAATCAATGCAATTGACTGTATTTGTGAGAGGGACGATGATATATGTATTGAGGTACTGTTTAGTGTTATCCCAGAATTTATTTAACATGAAATAAAATGGCCTTCAGCATAAAAGCTTGACAAAGTTTCATGATGTTGCTAAATTATGCATGGAAACTGTCATTTCATAATACAAGGTAGACTGTGCGTTACCTGActacagtttctttttttaaCCTTCTCTCTAATGCGAGAAGAACGGGGACAGATCAAAAGATTACATCTTGTGGCACTATGCAAATGGGTTTCCACCAGTAGATGAGAAGGAATTTGAAGCCGTGGGGATTAAATTACTTGAATAACCACCAGTGGAATGTTGATATGGGTTCAATGTGGCCAAAGCAGTGTTACCATCATCATTACCACCAAAATTACCAATTCCTCGTGGTCTACAAATGGAGAAGAGAAAAAAGTTGATGACcctaaagaaaataataatatctgTGCTTTGAGGAAACAAAATAAGGGATCTCAAATGACAGACAAAGATGCACACAGTACCAACCAAGATTTTACTGATGAGTAATGTTGTTATCAGGAAGTGAGCAAGAAGTatttataaacaaatactttttaagTAGATACCTGGGAATTGGCATGTTGTTAGGTAGTTGCCCAATATATCCTCCTGGAATTGTAATTTAGAAGATgaattacaaataaataaatggaACGAAGCAGTATGTGTTATATTGAAGTATTAAAACTTCAAATACAATGATTTAATATACCTGCGGACATGTTCATTCTATAAGAAGGCAGTTCTGGAGTATGTCCAGATTGAATAGGTGATGGCTGAGGCTGCAATCCCGAGTGAGGTGATGTCTGTGGAACTGCTCCCGGGAAATATTCTATTGAGGATAACTGTCTTACAAGATTTGAGGTTTGAAAGGTTACAGCTCAATAATTTACTAGAAACATTAATGAAGAAATATAAGTATTAAAAAGTGCAGAAAAACACAGAAATACTCGTCTCTTTCT
This region includes:
- the LOC108206637 gene encoding molybdate transporter 1 — protein: MESNRNPPQNTPNDPMSSPLTTMAGKLKTNLRFRSKWSELNGAMGDLGTYIPIVLALTLAKDLNLGTTLVFTGVYNIVTGAIYGVPMPVQPMKSIAAVAISTPDFGIPEVMAAGICTGAILFLLGVTGLMQLVYKLIPLPVVRGIQLAQGLSFAMTAVKYVQKEQNFAKSKSSGERPWIGLDGMVLALVCAIFIVVFTGAGDEHDEESDDLGGGVERFDKGRRLRKIIASLPSAFIIFLLGVVLAFIRGPKVVKDITFGPSPFGVIKLSKQAWKDGFIKGTIPQLPLSVLNSVIAVCKLSSDLFPGKDISATSVSVSVGVMNLVGCWFGAMPCCHGAGGLAGQYKFGGRSGGCVALLGAAKLALGLLLGSSLVKILNQFPVGVLGVLLLFAGIELAMCCKDMNSKEDSFVMLLCTAVSLVGSSAAKGFVCGLVVYILLKFRKFGGKKRCSSVCLNTNP